The Chitinophaga niabensis genome segment CTTTCCGCACAGGAATTACATTTTTCCCGGACCATTCCTTCTGCATATTTTGGGAAAGACCGGGAACTCCTGATCTCACTGCCGGAAGGCTATCATGATTCCAGCAATTTAAAAAAGCGATACCAGGTAGCTTATGTATTCGATTCACAGAATGATTATTTCTTCCGGTATGCCGCTTCGCTGATCCAGAACTTAAACTTCTCCGGCAGTTTTGAACCAACCATTATTGTGGGCATCCGTTCTACAAACAGGCGTTTTGAATTTACGCCTAAGTTACTTTCAGACGGGCCTTATAAAAGCTGGACGAAGACCGGAGGGGCAGACTCATTGCTGCCTCACCTGGAAGCAGAGGTTTTCCCTTATATCGAAAAACAATTCAGAACAACGCCCGTAAGGATAGGGCTGGGGCATTCCCTGGGCGCTACTTTCCTTACCTGGTGCCTGACGAGTGGCAGGAGGGTATTTGACGCGCATATCATGATCTCCCCGAATTATGAATACGATAATGAACAGCTGATAACGAGGGTGAAAGGCGCTACTGTTAGCAATAACACCTTCGTATATCTTGCCAGGGGTAAGGACGACAGTTATGAAACACGCTTTGCACCCGGTATCGAAAAAGCAGTTCCCTTATACCGTGAAAAACTGGAGCTGCAATATGAAGTACTGGATGTAAACAATCACGGGAATACTTATCTCACCGGGTTCATCCATGGGCTGATCGCTTACCATCGTTCTATCTACGGGAAAGCAGAAAATACGATCAAACGTTTTACCGCGCTCTCTGAAAACTATGGCTATAAACTGGATGCAGATCAGATCAATAGTATCGCCTATAACTATTTTATGCGGCCGGCCACCTGGCAGGAAGCAGTGAAGATCTTTGACTGGGGTTTAAAGTGGTATCCTGAAAATGTGAACCTCTATGATAGCATGAGTGAAGCCTATGAAAATGCAGGAAACAAAGAGGAGGCGATAAAGTATTGTCTTAAAGGGCTGCAGCAACTGGAAGCGCAAAAGGCAAAAACCGGTCAGACCAACGAAGGGCAGAAGAAGTATATAGAGGGAAGGCTGGTTAAACTGAAAGGTTAGGCTTTCCGAAAAATAAAACGTACCCATTGGTATCCGTTACTTCAAAACCCAGTATACCATCATCGTTCACTTTAAGGGGCTGACGGAATGTTACACCTCTTGAACGGAATTCTTCATATAACTGATCCGGGTCCGAGGTATTAATATATGCATCCCAGTTAGCCCATGGATGATGGCTTGAGTTGGGGATAGGTGCTGCATCAGGACCTATCTCCTTCATCATAATAGAGATATTCTCACGCCCTATCATAGCAAAAAAAGGCGCCTCTTCCGGCACCAGGTGCCATACTTCAAACCCCAGCTTCTCTACATAAAATGATACCGTTTCCTGTAAATTGGAAACGATGAAATTGGGTGATATGAAGTTTAGCAGACCCATAGCATATTAAAGTTCCGGAATAATTTAACTTAACCCCACATTTATTTTAACTTGCCGTAGAATTTCGAACGTTAATTGCGGGATACACCTTTTATAACCAGAATCTATCTGATTTATTACTAATATCACTTTATTGAACGACGGACATGTTATAGATGGCCCCGACCTTTATAAGCGGGTTGCAGCTGGTGATGAATCTGCGTTCAGGGACCTTTTCGGGATCTATGCGCCACGCCTGCTTGCCATGGCCACACGTATTACAGGATCTGCGGCAGTGGCAGACGACCTGGTACAGGATACCTTTCTTAAAATATGGGTAGCACGCGACCAGCTGACCGAAGTTACACAACCCGGCGCCTGGATTAGAAAGATCTGCTTTTTCCAGGCAGTAAATTATGTCCGCCGCCAGAACATCCACGATAAGGTGATGGATACTGTGGGGCAGGAAGAAAACTACCTGGGGGAAATGGTAGCGTTCCGGCAACTGCTGGACCTTGTAAACAAAGCCGTGCGGCAATTACCTGAAAAGCAGCAACAGATCTATCGTTTAAGCCGTGAGCAAGGGCTTAGTATCAATGAAATCGCAGAACATATGGGGCTGGCCATCAGCACGGTGAAAAACCTGCTGGTAATGGCATTGAAAAACATCCGCACCTCCCTGCAAAAGGCTGATTATCTGCCATTCCTCGCCATTTTGATTGAGATATTCATCTGAACAGAAAAAAACTTCTCCTTTTTTCGGTACCAACTTCCCGCTCAGTTGTCTGATATAGATGAGGGGGCATAAACCACACCTTACATGGAACAAAACGACCGATTAGCATATTTACTGGAACGCCTGGCAGCACATACTGCCACCAGGGAAGAACTGGACGAGCTGACCCGCCTGGTTGACCAGGACGAATCCGGTATTTCCATGGATGCAGTGGAGAGCTGGCTGGAAGAAAACCAGCCGCAGCCCCGGCCTGCTTTCGACCGGCAGCATTGGATGCAGGTAGCGGACCAGATCCTGCGGTCGGATAAACTTTCCGGTGACCCGGTTATCAAACCGGCCCCCCGTGTACATTACCTGCACAGATGGGGATGGGCAGCCGCTGTGGTTGTATTATTTGGCCTCGGCGCCTGGCTTTTCAGCCTGGATCACCAGGTAAAGCCGGACGCCATTGTTGCCGGGAATACACCACCGGATGTGGAGCCCGGGAAGAACGGGGCCATCCTTACATTGGCCGATGGTTCTGAAATGGTGCTGGACAGTGCCGGTAATGGTATCATCACTCGTCAGAACGGAACCGCCGTGGCATTGAAAAGCGACGGATTACAGTATACGCCGGGAGAGCATAACACAGGAGAAATACTATATAATACGATCAGCACCTCCAAAGGACGGCAATTCAAAGTGGTACTGCCAGACGGCAGCAAAGTATGGCTTAACGCCGCGAGTACGCTAAAGTTCCCCGTTACTTTCGAAGGAAAGGAAAGGGGAGTGGAGCTATCCGGCGAAGCCTATTTTGAAGTGGCAAAAAATGCGGAGCAGCCCTTTAAATTAAAGGTGCCTGGAAAAATAGATATAGAAGTACTGGGTACAGTATTCAACGTAAATGCCTATACAAATGAAAAGAATAGCTATACCACACTGGTAGAAGGATCTGTAAGGATATCCCATACCGGCAAAACCGATAGCAGGATTGTATTAAAGCCAGGGGAGCAGCTTCAGGCGGGCGATGCAGGCATGGCATTAACGCAAAAAGCAAATGTAGATAAAGCCGTGGCCTGGAAGAACGGCCTGTTCAATTTCGAAGGGGTGGGCCTGAGAGAAATGATGCGCCAGCTGGAACGTTGGTACAACCTGGAAGTTGTATATGAAGGAAATGTACCGGATGTGGTGTTCTTTGGTGAGATGAGCAGAACCTTGAAGCTCTCTGATGTATTATCAGGCCTGGAACGTTCTGAAGTGCATTTCCGCCTGGAAGAAGGCCACCGGCTGGTAGTAATGCCTTGATCTGAAAACATAGACATGAATTAAATAAAAGGACCAACCGGTATAAAAAAACCGAAAGTGCTACTAACACTTCCGGTGGTTGCCGGTTGATTCAAATCGGGTTTCGAGGCCCTCCATTTTTAACAACCAAACGTTGCAAATCTATGCAAAAAACTGCTTATTGGAGCCGTTGGGACTTGCCGTGCCGGCTCCCAGCCAAAATGCTCAGGATCATGAGATTTACCAGTGTTCTCCTTCTCGCCATTTGTTTACATGTATCAGCTAACACCTTTTCGCAATCCGTTACTTTTTCCGGTAAGGCCGTTCCCATGGAAAAAGTCTTTGCTACCATTAAAAAGCAAACGGGTTTTGTTGTATGGGGAAAATCGGATCTCCTGAAACAGGCGGGTACAGTATCCGCATCTGTACAAAATATGCCGCTGACCAGTTTCCTGGAACTGATCCTGAAAGATCAGCCGCTTAATTTTAAAATAGCAGATAAAACCATTATGCTGTACGGCAAACCTGGCAGTACAGTAATAACGCCCGTAGCAGAACCCGTAAGAGGACATGTGTCTGACAGTACAGGTGTTTCCCTGATCGGCGCTTCGGTTTATGTGATGGGTAGCAATCAGTCTGTAGTAACAGATACGGAAGGGAACTTTACCCTGCATGTAAATACAGGAGATAAACTTCGCATCAGCTTTATAGGATATAGAACAAAAGAAATAGTGGTGACGGCTGTTATGCTCAGAAGCGGCCGTATCGGTAACATTACCTTGTCTCTTACCTCTTCTGTCTTAACAGAACTCAACGTTACTGCTAATACGGGATATCAGACCCTGCCAAAGGAAAGAGCTACCGGATCATTCAGCGTGATCACGGAAAAAACACTTGGCGCCAGGATGGAAACCAGCCTCATGGATCGCCTGGAGGGTACAGTGCCCGGTCTCTTTATGGAGAATGGAAATGTTACTATCCGTGGGCTTTCTACACTTTATGGGAACCAGGCCCCCTTGTATGTAGTGGATGGCTTCCCTTACGAAGGAGACCTGAACTATATTAACCCGGCGGATGTGGTGAATGTAACGGTGATGAAAGATGCAGCGGCAGCTTCCATCTATGGTACAAGGGCCGCCAATGGTGTGATCTCTATTACCACTCGTTATGGCAGCAGCAAGAAACTGACAGTGAACTTCAGCAGCACCATGTTCTTCACTGCCAAACCTGATATGGGTTATATGAAGTATCTCAGTTCAGCGGAAATGGTGGATTTCCAGCAGGAAATTTTCAATACCTGGCACCCCTCATACAATGAAGCCATCAAACGGCAGGGTAAGAACCAGGTATTGGAAGCACTTTATAATCATGAGCAGGGCCTGCTCACGCAAACGGAGCTGGACAATACGCTTAATAATCTAAGGAATGCAGACGGAGCCGGTCAAATTAAAGACCTGTTCATGCGTGATCAGATCAGGCAGCGTCACAGCTTTTCCGCCAGTGGCGGTAACGACATCCATCAGTATAACATCTTCATGAACTATACCGGCAACAAAGCGTATGCTTTACGCACCGGCAATGAAGATATCAATGTGGGCATGAGGGATAAAGTGAAAGTGTTTGACTGGCTGGATGCCGAAGCAGGTGTGAGTACAAATATGCGTAACGGTAAATTCCTCCGCCAGGGTCCGGAAAGATTTCTCAGGAATAGAATGCCATATGAAACACTTAAAACCCCCGATGGCAGTCTTACTGCATTCACCATGCTAAAATCTCCTTATGAGATAGCGCGCTTAAAGAGCCTTGGCCTGCTGGATGAAACATTTAATCCCCTGACAGAAATGAATAATTCTGATCTTTCCTTCACCTCGAATTATTTCAGGCTGCAGGGAGGTTTCACCATTAAAATACTCAAGGGCCTTACGCTGGACCTGAAATACCAGACAGAACGGGGTACTACCTACAATAAAGAATATTACAATCCGAATTCCTACTATGCCAGGGAAATGATCAACGACGCTACACAGTATTATCGTCCTGATTCAATTGTGAAAAATGTACCGGATGGCGGACAGATCTTCGAAACAAGGGGTAGCTCTAAATCCTATACAGCCCGTGCACAGCTTAATTTTGACAGACAGGTCCATAATGAACATCATATCTCTGCACTAGCTGGTGTGGAACGCAGGGCAGTATCGCAATCGTATACTTCCGTATTTAAAATGGGATACAGCGATAATAACCTTCAATATACGCCGGTAAATGAAATAGCCCTCGGTAATCTGAAAGGAACGGAATCGCTGGACAATACTTTCTCCCTGAGATTTAATAACTATAACTATTTCAATTATGGAGAGGACCGCTATATTTCAGCTTATGGCAATGTGGGCTATACCTATAAGGGAAAGTATAATCTTACCGGAAGTGTACGTGTAGATAACTCTAATCTCTTTGGTACCGATCCCCGTTACAGGTATCTGCCTTTGTGGTCAGTTGGTGCCAGCTGGAGAATATCCGAAGAAGATTTCATAAAAGACATTAGCTGGTTGGATAACCTGGGTGTGCGTGCTACTTACGGGCTTGGCGGAAACGTGGCCAGAACAGTAGGGCCATACCTGCAGGCAACTTCTACTTTCTTCTCAGAAGCCAATGCACCTGCTACCAGCATCCTTTATCCACCTAATAAATCATTGAGATGGGAGAAAACAGCTACTACCAATATCGGTGTGGACTTTTCGGTGCTGAACAACAGGATCTCCGGATCGGTTGATTACTATATCCGCCAGTCCAGCGACCTGCTGGGAGAAAAAGCTGTTGACCCTACCAATGCATTTCCTGTTGCATTGATCAATTACGGCAGCTTGAATAACAAAGGGATTGAGCTGGCACTTAACACAGTAAACGTTAGCAAGAAAAATTTCTCCTGGGGTACTACGCTGGTGTTAAGTCTCAATAAGAACAAGATGACGGAGATAAATACCAGGGACCTGAATATTTATGGTCTTACAGGCGGTTATGGAGTAAACCGCATAGGTTATCCTATGGATGCAGTATTCAGTTTCAGGTCCGCGGGGCTTGATCCTGCCAACGGTTCCATGATGGTATATGATGCAGATGGCAAAGTAGTAAAGAACTATGATCAGACTGGTGCCATCGTAGCTAACATGACAGATATTAACGGCCTCGTATATAGCGGTACGCTGCGCCCAAAATATACAGCAGGGTTAACCAACACCTTTACCTACCACCAGTTCACATTGAATATTATGCTTATTGGCAACGGTGGCCACGTGATAAGGGATGTGGTACCGTCTGCAGGTTCTAACTTCCCTGCCATGAATACAGATAGGAGAGTGCTGAATTACTGGCGTAAACCGGGAGATGAAAAGATCCCCGGTATGTTACCGGCACCTGATCTGAAAGGCACCGGAGCCAACTATTATACCCTCATATGGTACGCATCAGATCAGAATGTGCTCAAGGCAGATTATATCAAAGTAAGGGATATTTCCCTGGCCTATAATTTAACACCTGCACTGGCCCGTTTTAAAAAGTTCTCAGCAGTTAAATTAACGTTGCAGGTACAAAATCCTTTCCACTGGTATGCCAACTCAGCCGGCATTGATCCGGAAGCTTATGAATTTGCCAGCCAATACGCCAACAGAACTTTACCGGTGATGGCTACTTACATGGCAGGAATTGATATCACTTTCTAAATCCAGGAAACATGAAAAAATTACATTTATATATTATCACCAGCGCACTGATATTATCCGGTTGCACAAAGTTCCTGGATATTAAGCCAAAAGATAAATTCATCCCTATTACTGTAACGGACTTTGAGAATATGCTCAATTCCGGCACTATTGTGAACTTTGGCGACCAATACTGGGACCTCCTGTCGGACGACGCATTCCTGCCTGAAGGTGAACCAGGCAACCTGTATACCAAGCAGCAATTATGGGGCAGGAAGATCTATACCTTCAATACCTCTCCTTACGAACAGGGTGCCAATGACTATTTATGGAGTGAAGGGTATAAAAGGATCTTCTATTTCAATACTATCATCAACAATATCATGGACGCAACGGAAGGATCAGAAGCCACTAAGAAAAGCGTTCGTGCGGAAGCCTACCTGGGGCGTGCTATGGAACATCTGCAGCTGGTGAATGTATATGCACACCATTATGATGCTGCTACCGCTGCCACACAACCAGGCGTACCCATTGCACTGATTGCGGATATCAATGCAAAGTTTGCCAGGAATACCGTAAAAGAAGTATATGAGCAGGTCCTGAACGATGCCAATGCTGCGATCGCTGATCTGCCGGTAAAAAATAAGCTCACGAAGTTCAGGGCAAGTAAAGCAGGCGGGTATGCGTTGCTGGCCAGGGTGTATCTCTTTATGGGAGACTATACCAATGCCCGTAAAAATGCAGACCTCGCGCTTTCCCTGCAAAGTGAACTGGTTAACATGAATGGGTATAAGATCACTAAACCGGGCCCTTTCCCCAATGTACCGGGAGCCCCGGTAGGCTGGACGGATATCCCTGACGGCCAGCTCAATAAAGAAACCATTGTGGCCAGGCATTTCCTCCGGCCCTTCGGACTCGGACAGGATGTTTGTGCTTCACCGGAACTGACAGCCCTCTTTTCAGATAATGATAAACGCTGGACCCTGTATTATGCCAACGGATGGCCTCCTGCGCCCCCGTTCAATTATATGACCAGGTACCAGGTGAAGATCTACCTGCGTGGAGATTTTTACAGCAACTTCCTGAACGTGCCTGAATTGTACCTGATCCGTGCAGAATGCCTGGCCCGGGAAAATAACATGACGGATGCCCTTGCAGATATCAACAAGTTGAGATCGAACAGGATTGTACCTGCTGCCTATGTAGCATATGCCCCGGCAGATTTTGGTAACGATGCTGAAAGAGTGCTGCGTTTTGTACTGGAAGAAAGAAGAAGGGAACTGGCATTCACCGGTATGCGTGTAATAGATCTGAAACGCCTGAACAAAGAAACCCGTTTCCAGAAAACAATAAAACATACCGCCGAAGGCCGCGTGTATGAATTACTGCCTGGCAGCAATAATTATCTGCGCCAGTTGTGGCCCAATGCCACGGTGTTTAATCCGGACTGGCCACTGAATCCATAATTCCTTCCTATAACCATGCCTTATTGAAGGCGCCGGTATTTTGCCGGCGCCACTATCATCCTTTTGACTAATTAATTTACACCATGCAAGACAACATCGTTAGAATTGAAGACCTGTCGCACCGCTACAGCAAAGACTGGGCGGTGAAAGATGTGAGCTTCGAGATCAATAAAAAAGGTATCCTGGGATTGCTGGGTTCCAATGGTGCAGGCAAGTCTACCACCATGAACATCCTTTGCGGGGTACTAAGTCAAACCCAGGGCAAGGTGCTGATCGAAGGCATTGATATGAGGGCCAACCCTGAAGAAGCCAAGAAAAGGATCGGCTTCCTGCCACAGAACGCACCACTTTATCTTGAACAAACGGTTGATGAATATCTCACTTTTTGTGCGCATCTCCGGCTGATAGATAAACGTAAGGTAAAAGAAGCCGTGGATACGGTGAAAGAAAAATGTGGCGTAGCACATTTCAGTAACAGGCTTATCAGTAATCTTTCCGGCGGTTACCGCCAGCGGGTAGGGATTGCGCAGGCACTCATTCATAAGCCCATGCTGGTAGTACTGGACGAACCCACCAATGGGCTTGATCCCAACCAGATCCTGGAAGTACGGAACCTGATCAAAGAAATAGCAGCCGATCGTGCCGTGATCTTTTCCTCGCATATCCTTTCTGAAATACAGGCTACCTGCCAGGATATCATTATGATCGAAGATGGTAAGATTGTGTTCAAAGACACCATGGATGCTTTCAACAATTACATTGAACCGGACAGCCTCATCGCTACCCTGGGAAACCCACCGGCAGAAACAGAATTAAGGGCTATCAATGGTATCAAAGACGTGGAATTCTTAACAGAGAAAACAATCCGCGTAAGATTTGAACCCGCAGCTGATATCGCTGAAAACATCGTGGAACTGAGTGTGCTCAGGAAGTGGCGCTTAAAGGAGATCACACTGGAGAAAAGCTCACTCGACGCCATTTTTGCACAGTTATCCAATAAAAAATCTAAACCTGCCATACAGTGAAAATAATATTCAGAATAGCCCGCCAGGAACTGAGCCTCCTGTTTCATTCGCCCGTAGCCTGGCTCATATTAATTGTATTTCCCGTACAGATAGGGATGGATTTTATTCATTATATCCAGATGATAGGAAGAGCGCAGCGGATGGGAAACCACTTTTCGAACGTCACTGCCATGATCTTCGCCAGCCCGCAGCAGG includes the following:
- a CDS encoding alpha/beta hydrolase-fold protein; amino-acid sequence: MQKTLLTILLLISCTVLSAQELHFSRTIPSAYFGKDRELLISLPEGYHDSSNLKKRYQVAYVFDSQNDYFFRYAASLIQNLNFSGSFEPTIIVGIRSTNRRFEFTPKLLSDGPYKSWTKTGGADSLLPHLEAEVFPYIEKQFRTTPVRIGLGHSLGATFLTWCLTSGRRVFDAHIMISPNYEYDNEQLITRVKGATVSNNTFVYLARGKDDSYETRFAPGIEKAVPLYREKLELQYEVLDVNNHGNTYLTGFIHGLIAYHRSIYGKAENTIKRFTALSENYGYKLDADQINSIAYNYFMRPATWQEAVKIFDWGLKWYPENVNLYDSMSEAYENAGNKEEAIKYCLKGLQQLEAQKAKTGQTNEGQKKYIEGRLVKLKG
- a CDS encoding VOC family protein, producing the protein MGLLNFISPNFIVSNLQETVSFYVEKLGFEVWHLVPEEAPFFAMIGRENISIMMKEIGPDAAPIPNSSHHPWANWDAYINTSDPDQLYEEFRSRGVTFRQPLKVNDDGILGFEVTDTNGYVLFFGKPNLSV
- a CDS encoding RNA polymerase sigma factor; translated protein: MNDGHVIDGPDLYKRVAAGDESAFRDLFGIYAPRLLAMATRITGSAAVADDLVQDTFLKIWVARDQLTEVTQPGAWIRKICFFQAVNYVRRQNIHDKVMDTVGQEENYLGEMVAFRQLLDLVNKAVRQLPEKQQQIYRLSREQGLSINEIAEHMGLAISTVKNLLVMALKNIRTSLQKADYLPFLAILIEIFI
- a CDS encoding FecR family protein, giving the protein MEQNDRLAYLLERLAAHTATREELDELTRLVDQDESGISMDAVESWLEENQPQPRPAFDRQHWMQVADQILRSDKLSGDPVIKPAPRVHYLHRWGWAAAVVVLFGLGAWLFSLDHQVKPDAIVAGNTPPDVEPGKNGAILTLADGSEMVLDSAGNGIITRQNGTAVALKSDGLQYTPGEHNTGEILYNTISTSKGRQFKVVLPDGSKVWLNAASTLKFPVTFEGKERGVELSGEAYFEVAKNAEQPFKLKVPGKIDIEVLGTVFNVNAYTNEKNSYTTLVEGSVRISHTGKTDSRIVLKPGEQLQAGDAGMALTQKANVDKAVAWKNGLFNFEGVGLREMMRQLERWYNLEVVYEGNVPDVVFFGEMSRTLKLSDVLSGLERSEVHFRLEEGHRLVVMP
- a CDS encoding SusC/RagA family TonB-linked outer membrane protein, which encodes MRFTSVLLLAICLHVSANTFSQSVTFSGKAVPMEKVFATIKKQTGFVVWGKSDLLKQAGTVSASVQNMPLTSFLELILKDQPLNFKIADKTIMLYGKPGSTVITPVAEPVRGHVSDSTGVSLIGASVYVMGSNQSVVTDTEGNFTLHVNTGDKLRISFIGYRTKEIVVTAVMLRSGRIGNITLSLTSSVLTELNVTANTGYQTLPKERATGSFSVITEKTLGARMETSLMDRLEGTVPGLFMENGNVTIRGLSTLYGNQAPLYVVDGFPYEGDLNYINPADVVNVTVMKDAAAASIYGTRAANGVISITTRYGSSKKLTVNFSSTMFFTAKPDMGYMKYLSSAEMVDFQQEIFNTWHPSYNEAIKRQGKNQVLEALYNHEQGLLTQTELDNTLNNLRNADGAGQIKDLFMRDQIRQRHSFSASGGNDIHQYNIFMNYTGNKAYALRTGNEDINVGMRDKVKVFDWLDAEAGVSTNMRNGKFLRQGPERFLRNRMPYETLKTPDGSLTAFTMLKSPYEIARLKSLGLLDETFNPLTEMNNSDLSFTSNYFRLQGGFTIKILKGLTLDLKYQTERGTTYNKEYYNPNSYYAREMINDATQYYRPDSIVKNVPDGGQIFETRGSSKSYTARAQLNFDRQVHNEHHISALAGVERRAVSQSYTSVFKMGYSDNNLQYTPVNEIALGNLKGTESLDNTFSLRFNNYNYFNYGEDRYISAYGNVGYTYKGKYNLTGSVRVDNSNLFGTDPRYRYLPLWSVGASWRISEEDFIKDISWLDNLGVRATYGLGGNVARTVGPYLQATSTFFSEANAPATSILYPPNKSLRWEKTATTNIGVDFSVLNNRISGSVDYYIRQSSDLLGEKAVDPTNAFPVALINYGSLNNKGIELALNTVNVSKKNFSWGTTLVLSLNKNKMTEINTRDLNIYGLTGGYGVNRIGYPMDAVFSFRSAGLDPANGSMMVYDADGKVVKNYDQTGAIVANMTDINGLVYSGTLRPKYTAGLTNTFTYHQFTLNIMLIGNGGHVIRDVVPSAGSNFPAMNTDRRVLNYWRKPGDEKIPGMLPAPDLKGTGANYYTLIWYASDQNVLKADYIKVRDISLAYNLTPALARFKKFSAVKLTLQVQNPFHWYANSAGIDPEAYEFASQYANRTLPVMATYMAGIDITF
- a CDS encoding RagB/SusD family nutrient uptake outer membrane protein is translated as MKKLHLYIITSALILSGCTKFLDIKPKDKFIPITVTDFENMLNSGTIVNFGDQYWDLLSDDAFLPEGEPGNLYTKQQLWGRKIYTFNTSPYEQGANDYLWSEGYKRIFYFNTIINNIMDATEGSEATKKSVRAEAYLGRAMEHLQLVNVYAHHYDAATAATQPGVPIALIADINAKFARNTVKEVYEQVLNDANAAIADLPVKNKLTKFRASKAGGYALLARVYLFMGDYTNARKNADLALSLQSELVNMNGYKITKPGPFPNVPGAPVGWTDIPDGQLNKETIVARHFLRPFGLGQDVCASPELTALFSDNDKRWTLYYANGWPPAPPFNYMTRYQVKIYLRGDFYSNFLNVPELYLIRAECLARENNMTDALADINKLRSNRIVPAAYVAYAPADFGNDAERVLRFVLEERRRELAFTGMRVIDLKRLNKETRFQKTIKHTAEGRVYELLPGSNNYLRQLWPNATVFNPDWPLNP
- a CDS encoding ABC transporter ATP-binding protein, translating into MQDNIVRIEDLSHRYSKDWAVKDVSFEINKKGILGLLGSNGAGKSTTMNILCGVLSQTQGKVLIEGIDMRANPEEAKKRIGFLPQNAPLYLEQTVDEYLTFCAHLRLIDKRKVKEAVDTVKEKCGVAHFSNRLISNLSGGYRQRVGIAQALIHKPMLVVLDEPTNGLDPNQILEVRNLIKEIAADRAVIFSSHILSEIQATCQDIIMIEDGKIVFKDTMDAFNNYIEPDSLIATLGNPPAETELRAINGIKDVEFLTEKTIRVRFEPAADIAENIVELSVLRKWRLKEITLEKSSLDAIFAQLSNKKSKPAIQ